A section of the Cololabis saira isolate AMF1-May2022 chromosome 16, fColSai1.1, whole genome shotgun sequence genome encodes:
- the nipal3 gene encoding NIPA-like protein 3 has protein sequence MDYSGAPGGSYMNNLIGTLLAIFGNVLVSISLTIQKYSHVMLAGTKDQRSFYWTKTWWFGFIFTFIGEGANFVSYAFAPLTLVAPLNAVSILTSSILGFLFLREKSKPKEFAKNYGLTFLGYLLTVGGTYLFVSFGPNSHEKLKAENIVKHIVGWPVLLYLLLEIITFCLLLYFYKQHNADYLVIILLLVALLGSVTVITVKAVSGMLVLTVEGTMQLNYPIFSVMFVCMVASVVFQSRFLSQACKLHDSSLIASMNYILSTFFAVVAGAIFYLEFNHEDVLHICMYVLGSLLCFLGVFLITKNRKRAKIFEPYVTMDMANGVPTIHDKGLAVQPDFNGSFSYGTLVNNNGVAPATLPANLEQSPVSCRANDGQFDLKED, from the exons AATAACCTCATTGGGACTTTACTCGCGATTTTCGGAAATGTGCTCGTCAGTATCTCCTTAACCATTCAG AAATACAGCCATGTGATGTTAGCTGGAACAAAGGACCAACGTTCCTTCTACTGGACCAAAACCTGGTGGTTTGGTTTCATATTCACCTTTATTGGGGAGGGAGCCAACTTTGTCTCTTATGCTTTTGCCCCTCTCACTCTTGTGGCACCTCTTAACGCAGTGTCTATACTGA CAAGCTCAATTTTGGGTTTCTTATTTCTGCGTGAGAAATCTAAACCGAAGGAGTTTGCAA AGAACTATGGCCTGACCTTCCTGGGCTACTTGCTCACTGTTGGAGGAACTTATCTCTTTGTTTCATTTGGACCGAACTCCCATGAAAAACTCAAAGCAGAGAACATCGTGAAGCATATTGTGGGATGGCCTGTTCTCTTGTATCTG CTCCTGGAGATCATCACGTTCTGCCTGCTGTTATATTTCTATAAACAGCACAACGCTGACTACCTCGTTATTATTCTGCTGTTGGTCGCCCTGCTGG GCTCTGTCACAGTCATCACAGTGAAGGCAGTTTCAGGCATGTTGGTTCTTACCGTCGAAGGGACAATGCAACTTAACTACCCGATCTTCAGTGTCATGTTTGTGTGCATGGTGGCATCAGTGGTCTTCCAGTCCAG ATTTCTCTCCCAAGCTTGTAAACTGCATGACTCCTCTCTGATTGCCAGCATGAACTACATCCTCTCCACCTTCTTTGCAGTGGTAGCTG GTGCTATATTTTACTTGGAGTTTAATCATGAGGATGTACTTCACATCTGCATGTATGTCTTGGG ATCCCTATTGTGTTTCCTTGGAGTCTTTCTCATAACCAAAAACAGGAAAAGGGCCAAGATCTTTGAGCCATATGTCACTATGGATATGGCTAATG GAGTCCCAACCATTCATGACAAGGGCTTGGCTGTTCAACCAGATTTTAATGGGTCCTTCTCCTACGGGACTCTTGTCAACAACAATGGAGTGGCTCCTGCTACTCTGCCTGCTAACCTGGAGCAATCACCAGTCAGCTGCAGAGCCAACGATGGCCAGTTTGACCTAAAGGAAGACTGA